A window from Fibrobacter sp. UWB11 encodes these proteins:
- a CDS encoding CHASE2 domain-containing protein produces MNQKNLKFLKKLISGLFFSAIAVVLIIIFGDPQDNYTAESAENIFYDQFFKLTTGVSDSIIIKTDEGDTATIATSDLGKYQEEQKKETIKVLGNKDNNDSNIVIVDIDEKSLQKLGSYYTWDRSIHAQVIKNLSEGGAAAVAFDILFKDADFGKRRAEQCQNILTTLAPDTSHVNLFSQIQSYYNFDSMLVESTRNSGICIVSYLLNFTSYYKNKSDWYPLSTWDRAKKVGFSSTFQLNQADKPEEIESRQLLDNIFPELAQAGARLGAVNAYPDNDGTIRRINMLYKFPDVENEKLAPQRIYSTLSLMTILHLFHKNPKDVKIKMGQYIDIGKPFGIYRDSIGEFHTTYPNFTYPMFIGLRDKMKEIKESGVQKISLVETSSKITAKRNNNGHIVFDFFVDDDQHANDTLSRILRKLSEDIFEKVNESESVDLGHGFAMKKSEDDENIYIITDKEDNEISITPSVLKTIHFYEPSYRKIRIGEHKHLSHYMNISYNKAKNEWSASFSFFTNRILNEISSVTDAQINNLKPGEELRFGPYKRIPIDKHGKYLIKYKGRFNLISPEARTFKHVSYYDVYKDSTNIDQHAGKTFILGSSVSALLDIVNGPHEENLPAILVHANIIKNILEDEYLTILKEDYQCYIVILIAIICMLIGLYCSSIISLISAVIIIILYTLSAYICFKHNIYIGVSRPLLTIIVTNTFAMVVQAFFENREKKFITNSFKQYMAPELIDEIVDSGDMPQLGGEESVITAYFTDIQGFSTFSEQIGSASKLVELLNEYLTAMTDVLTVKNKGALDKYEGDAIIAFFGARWEKKIKDLDDPAMRACETALDMQRELLRLRKKWISEGKKWPKVVHEMHMRIGINTGYIVTGNMGSNMRKNFTMMGDEVNLAARLESVAKQYGAYIHVCKNTVDQLVEQGTNGKYIYRSLDFIRVVGKDKPVETFEFLAYANDDNAMVLNKLVSIWEQARGAYLAMEWDKAIELFTQCLEFEPHLPERDPGSKTCPSLVYINRCTAYKQKPPTIAGDKWDGVFTATEK; encoded by the coding sequence GGGCTCTTCTTTTCGGCTATCGCCGTAGTCCTCATCATTATTTTCGGAGATCCCCAAGATAACTACACCGCCGAATCGGCAGAAAATATTTTCTACGACCAGTTTTTCAAATTGACAACTGGTGTTAGCGATTCCATCATCATAAAGACCGATGAAGGCGATACAGCCACAATAGCAACAAGCGACCTCGGGAAATACCAGGAAGAACAAAAAAAAGAGACAATCAAAGTCCTAGGAAACAAGGATAACAACGATTCAAATATCGTTATCGTTGATATTGACGAAAAATCGTTGCAAAAACTAGGCAGCTACTACACTTGGGACAGATCCATCCATGCGCAAGTCATCAAGAATTTAAGCGAAGGCGGAGCTGCTGCAGTTGCATTCGATATTCTCTTTAAAGATGCCGACTTCGGCAAAAGAAGAGCAGAACAATGCCAAAACATTCTCACAACATTGGCCCCCGATACAAGTCACGTCAACCTTTTTTCGCAAATCCAGTCCTATTACAATTTTGATTCCATGCTCGTCGAATCCACACGCAATTCGGGAATATGCATCGTCAGTTACTTGTTGAACTTCACCTCGTACTATAAGAACAAAAGCGATTGGTACCCACTAAGCACTTGGGATCGAGCCAAAAAAGTCGGTTTCTCGTCTACATTCCAATTAAACCAAGCCGATAAGCCCGAAGAGATTGAATCACGCCAACTTCTCGACAACATTTTCCCAGAACTCGCTCAAGCCGGAGCTCGTCTTGGAGCCGTAAACGCTTACCCCGATAACGACGGAACCATTCGTCGAATCAACATGTTGTACAAATTCCCAGATGTCGAAAATGAAAAGCTCGCCCCACAGCGCATTTATTCGACGCTTTCATTGATGACCATATTGCACCTTTTCCACAAGAATCCCAAAGATGTTAAAATCAAAATGGGGCAATACATTGACATCGGAAAACCGTTCGGGATTTACCGCGATTCCATCGGCGAATTCCACACGACATATCCAAACTTTACATACCCCATGTTTATCGGCTTGCGCGACAAGATGAAAGAAATTAAAGAAAGCGGGGTGCAAAAAATAAGTCTCGTCGAAACATCATCAAAAATTACCGCAAAGAGAAACAATAACGGACACATCGTTTTTGATTTCTTTGTCGATGATGACCAACATGCAAACGACACGCTCTCAAGAATTTTACGAAAACTTTCAGAAGACATTTTTGAAAAAGTAAATGAAAGCGAATCCGTTGATTTAGGTCATGGATTTGCAATGAAAAAAAGCGAAGATGACGAAAACATTTACATCATCACGGATAAAGAAGATAACGAAATCAGTATTACGCCAAGCGTTCTCAAGACAATTCATTTTTACGAACCCAGCTACCGCAAAATCAGAATCGGTGAGCACAAGCATTTGTCTCACTACATGAATATAAGTTACAACAAGGCAAAAAATGAATGGTCCGCTTCATTCAGCTTTTTCACGAATAGAATCCTGAACGAAATTTCTAGCGTTACCGATGCGCAAATCAACAATCTAAAGCCCGGCGAAGAACTCCGATTTGGCCCATACAAGCGCATTCCCATTGACAAGCACGGCAAATATCTTATTAAGTACAAAGGTCGATTCAACCTCATTTCGCCAGAAGCAAGAACTTTCAAGCATGTATCCTATTATGATGTTTACAAGGATTCTACAAATATCGACCAACACGCCGGAAAAACGTTTATTCTCGGTTCCTCCGTTTCTGCACTTCTTGATATTGTAAATGGCCCCCACGAAGAAAATCTCCCAGCCATTCTCGTCCATGCCAACATTATAAAGAACATTCTCGAAGACGAATACTTAACGATTTTAAAAGAAGATTACCAATGCTACATAGTCATCTTAATCGCTATTATCTGTATGCTCATCGGGCTTTACTGCAGTAGCATTATATCACTAATTTCGGCAGTCATCATAATCATTCTTTATACATTATCAGCCTACATTTGTTTCAAGCACAACATCTACATCGGGGTATCAAGGCCACTACTCACAATAATTGTGACAAACACCTTTGCCATGGTCGTGCAAGCATTTTTTGAAAATAGAGAAAAGAAATTTATTACAAATTCTTTCAAGCAGTACATGGCTCCGGAACTCATCGATGAAATTGTCGATAGCGGAGACATGCCGCAACTCGGCGGTGAAGAATCCGTTATTACCGCATACTTTACCGACATTCAAGGATTCTCGACTTTTTCCGAACAGATTGGCAGTGCAAGCAAACTCGTTGAACTGTTGAACGAATACCTGACTGCAATGACCGACGTGCTTACGGTCAAAAACAAAGGCGCTCTCGACAAATACGAAGGAGACGCCATCATCGCCTTCTTTGGAGCTCGATGGGAAAAGAAGATTAAGGACCTTGATGACCCCGCCATGCGCGCCTGCGAAACGGCTCTCGACATGCAACGCGAGCTATTGAGGCTCCGCAAAAAATGGATTAGCGAAGGTAAAAAATGGCCCAAGGTTGTACACGAGATGCACATGAGAATCGGTATCAACACAGGTTACATAGTGACGGGTAACATGGGTTCCAACATGCGCAAGAACTTCACCATGATGGGTGACGAAGTGAACCTCGCCGCTCGCCTAGAAAGTGTCGCAAAGCAATACGGCGCGTACATTCATGTATGCAAGAATACAGTCGATCAACTTGTGGAGCAAGGTACAAACGGCAAATACATCTACCGCTCACTTGACTTTATCCGCGTTGTCGGTAAAGATAAGCCGGTCGAGACATTCGAATTTTTGGCCTACGCAAACGATGACAATGCAATGGTTTTGAATAAGCTTGTTTCAATTTGGGAACAAGCTCGTGGAGCATACCTTGCCATGGAATGGGACAAGGCAATCGAGCTCTTTACCCAATGTTTGGAATTTGAGCCGCATTTACCGGAGCGCGATCCCGGAAGCAAGACATGCCCAAGCCTAGTCTATATCAACCGCTGTACCGCCTATAAACAAAAACCGCCCACAATCGCGGGCGATAAATGGGACGGTGTGTTTACTGCTACTGAGAAGTAA
- the panC gene encoding pantoate--beta-alanine ligase: MQIIKSIDSLRQTLAPLAKEGKRIGLVPTMGALHEGHGALIKASVSECDVTVVSVFLNPIQFGKNEDLDKYPKRLEADAKLAESIGADFVFAPSVAEMYPDGDPMTLVRDEQLESMYCGAYRPGHFRGVLTVVSKLFLISGANDAFFGEKDYQQVFLIEKMVKDLNFNIKIHRVKIVREESGLARSSRNEYLTDEERAQALGIYNGLKAAKAAYEAGERSVSKIRDIVVKSIVAARGVVQYVEVASQKTLQKCNGALGEDKAVILAAAFFGKTRLIDNMELN; encoded by the coding sequence ATGCAGATAATTAAGTCTATCGATTCCCTACGTCAAACGCTTGCACCTCTTGCGAAAGAAGGGAAAAGAATCGGTCTCGTTCCAACGATGGGTGCACTCCATGAAGGTCATGGCGCTCTTATCAAGGCTTCCGTGAGCGAGTGCGATGTGACTGTTGTAAGTGTGTTTTTAAACCCTATCCAGTTCGGTAAGAACGAGGATTTGGACAAGTATCCCAAGCGCTTGGAAGCCGATGCAAAACTTGCGGAATCGATAGGTGCCGACTTTGTTTTTGCTCCGTCTGTCGCAGAAATGTACCCTGATGGCGATCCGATGACGCTTGTTCGTGATGAACAACTCGAATCGATGTATTGCGGTGCTTACCGCCCGGGACACTTCCGTGGCGTGTTGACGGTCGTTTCCAAGTTGTTCCTGATTTCGGGTGCAAACGATGCCTTCTTTGGCGAAAAGGATTACCAGCAGGTGTTCTTGATCGAAAAGATGGTGAAGGATTTGAACTTTAACATCAAGATTCACCGCGTGAAGATTGTTCGTGAAGAAAGCGGCCTTGCTCGTTCTAGCCGTAACGAATACTTGACCGACGAAGAACGCGCTCAGGCTCTTGGCATTTACAATGGTTTGAAGGCTGCTAAGGCTGCTTACGAAGCGGGTGAACGCAGCGTTTCGAAAATTCGTGACATTGTCGTGAAGTCCATCGTGGCTGCTCGCGGCGTCGTTCAGTATGTCGAAGTCGCAAGCCAGAAAACTTTGCAGAAGTGCAATGGCGCCTTGGGCGAAGATAAAGCTGTTATCTTGGCTGCCGCATTCTTCGGCAAGACGCGCCTTATTGACAATATGGAATTGAACTAG
- a CDS encoding deoxynucleoside kinase encodes MLADKNIHFMAIEGVIGVGKTSLARAICERWNAMFIEENFADNPFLPKFYENRSAYAFQTQLFFLLDRFKQLQNSALQSDLFHDLLVSDYTFDKDRIFASQNLTENELTMYDQVSNALNHDIRKPDYVVYLQASVSTLLKRIRGRGRAMEKTIDGNYLSDLQDRYDHHFWHYTDAPVLIINTDNIDFVHNESHLQMVLNAIASCPSQTTYFVPEGI; translated from the coding sequence ATGCTTGCAGACAAGAACATTCATTTTATGGCAATTGAAGGTGTGATTGGCGTTGGTAAGACTTCGCTTGCGCGCGCCATTTGTGAACGCTGGAACGCGATGTTTATCGAAGAAAATTTTGCTGACAATCCGTTCTTGCCCAAATTTTACGAGAACCGCTCGGCGTACGCCTTCCAGACGCAGTTGTTCTTTTTGCTTGACCGTTTTAAGCAACTTCAGAATTCTGCGCTGCAGAGTGACTTGTTCCACGATTTGCTGGTGAGCGATTATACGTTCGACAAAGACCGCATCTTTGCCTCGCAGAACCTCACCGAAAACGAACTTACAATGTATGACCAAGTGTCGAACGCCTTGAACCACGATATCCGCAAGCCGGACTACGTTGTCTATTTGCAGGCGAGTGTTTCTACACTTTTGAAACGCATCAGGGGCCGTGGCCGCGCGATGGAAAAGACCATTGACGGTAACTACCTGAGCGATTTGCAGGACCGCTACGACCATCATTTTTGGCATTATACCGACGCTCCTGTGCTGATAATCAACACTGATAATATTGATTTTGTTCATAACGAAAGCCATTTGCAAATGGTATTGAACGCGATTGCGTCCTGCCCAAGTCAAACGACTTATTTTGTTCCAGAAGGTATCTAA